One segment of Longimicrobiaceae bacterium DNA contains the following:
- a CDS encoding DinB family protein, with protein sequence MPAPAPAPADDPKWQRAVREHQDAIARCVAEAEAVPEEAWARPRARGKWSPGQVADHLARSYAAILGELRGGEGVRPRVPAWQQRVFRWTVLPHMLFHRSFPLRASAPREIRPAADTPDRAEVLGRLRALAAETERGMEAALGSGATISHPYFGPLPLRTALRFCAVHVEHHTRQLRA encoded by the coding sequence ATGCCCGCACCCGCGCCCGCGCCCGCAGACGATCCGAAGTGGCAGCGCGCGGTGCGCGAGCACCAGGACGCGATCGCCCGGTGCGTTGCCGAGGCCGAGGCCGTCCCGGAGGAGGCCTGGGCGCGCCCGCGGGCGCGGGGGAAGTGGTCCCCGGGCCAGGTCGCCGACCACCTGGCCCGGAGCTACGCGGCGATCCTGGGGGAGCTGCGGGGCGGGGAGGGGGTCCGGCCGCGCGTCCCGGCCTGGCAGCAGCGCGTCTTCCGCTGGACCGTGCTCCCGCACATGCTCTTCCACCGCAGCTTCCCGTTGCGCGCCTCCGCCCCGCGGGAGATCCGCCCGGCCGCCGACACGCCGGACCGGGCGGAGGTGCTCGGCCGCCTGCGCGCGCTGGCGGCCGAGACGGAGCGCGGGATGGAGGCCGCGCTCGGGAGCGGCGCCACCATCAGCCACCCCTACTTCGGCCCGCTCCCGCTCCGGACGGCGCTGCGGTTCTGCGCCGTGCACGTGGAGCACCACACGCGCCAGCTCCGCGCCTGA